The genomic window CGTCTCGACCACGCACACGATCACCGGGGCGATCATCGGCGTCGGCGCGGCCCGCAAGGTCTCAGCCGTCCGCTGGGGCATTGCCGGCAACATCGTCATCGCCTGGATCATCACCATCCCGGCAACCGCGCTGATCTCGGCCCTGACCTATCTGCTCATCGAATTCTTCAGTTGATCGCAGGCCTGCTGACGATTTCCGGCATGGCCGAAATCTGCACCGTCTGTGCTAGACTTCAATTCAAACTTGCTCATGCCTCATCCCCGCGAATTTATTTTTGGTCCGTGGCGCGCCGTGTCTGTGCTCGGCGTCACGCAGATTCTGGCTTGGGGAATCCTGTTTTATCCACCGGTTTTGACCATGCCGCTGATCGCCGCCGAGCGCGGCTGGTCGCTCGCTTTCGCGATGGCCGGCTTTTCCCTGGCTCTGCTGGTGTCCGGATTTGTGGCGCCGACAATCGGTGGACTGATCGATCGCTTCGGCGGTCATGTGGTCATGGCGGCCGGATCACTCGTGGGCGCGTCGGGTCTCGTGCTGTTGGTGCATGCCAGCAATCCTGTCCTCTACATGGCGGTCTGGGTCCTGCTGGGCGTTGCCATCTCCGCCAACCTCTACGATCCCGCTTTTGCGACCCTGGGCCGTATTTTCGGCGTGGCCGCGCGCCGGCCGATCACGGCCCTTACCTTCGCCGGCGGTTTTGCGTCGACGGTGAGCTGGCCGGCGACACAGATGCTTTTGAGCATGACGGACTGGCGCACGACCTATCTGGCCTATGCCGGCGTGCTGGCATTCGTCGCCGCTCCGCTGCACGCATTTCTGCTGCCGCGCAGCCGCGTGGCGGCGGTGCCCGCCGCCGCGGACAAGGCGGCGCCGCCAAAAGCCGTGTTGCCATCCGACGGGATAGCGTTCGTGCTGGTTGCGGCAGGCTTCGCAATCTACGCCTTTGTGCCGTCCGGCCTCGCGGCTCATCTGCTCGCGATGTTCGGACGCGCCGGCATTGATGCATCAACGGCGGTCCTGATCGGCGCGCTCTTTGGCCCTGCGCAGGTCGCAGCGCGTCTGTGTGAATTTATCTTTGCCGGCAACAAGCATCCGCTCGCGGTCGCGCGCTTCGCGCTCACGCTTCTGGTTGCGAGCTTTGGGCTTGCGGCGCTTTTCGGCTTTTCCGTTCCCGTCGCTATTGCGTTTGCCGTGATGTTCGGTGCGGCGAATGGCCTGATGACGATCGCACGAGGCGCTGTTCCGCTCGCACTCTTTGGCTCGGCCGGATATGGTCGCGTGCTCGGGCGGATTGCGAAACCGTTTCAGATCATGCAGGCGATTGCGCCGGTCATCCTGGCATTTGTGATCGAACGCGGATCAGATCTTTGGGGGCTGGCTTTGACGGCGGCCTGCGCATTGGTCGCCTTGGCCTGCCTCCTTGCCATTCGACGGCCCGGCAACGGCAAGTCGGAGTGACAGCGTCAGTGAAAGAGCTTGTCGATCTCTGCCTGTGACGTGTGACCCGCATCGCCATCGAGCTTTGGGCCGCTGAGCAGCCCTTCGGAGCTGACCGAGGATGACTGTACGGCTTCAGAGTTGAAGCGCTCGATCACGCTCCAGATTTCCGTCATCCGCGCCAGATGATCCTCGACCATGTTCAGGGTCGCCACGACCTTGCTGATGCGTTGACCGGTCAGATCCTGAAAATTGCAGGCCTCGAAAATTCCGGTCACGCGATCCTGGATGTCCTGCGCCAGATCCTTCTCGTAGTTGTTTTTCAGCAGCGCGGACAGGTTTCTTGCTGCTTCATCGATAAATTCGGCGGATTTGAGAATCTGGTTGGTGGCCTGTTCCGTGCCGTCGATCACGGCTTCAAGCTCGCTGGTCACGCGGGTGATGCGGCTGTCGTCAAATCCCTGTTCCTGCAGCGTGACGATTTCTTCCTTGGTCTGCTTGATCGCTTCGCCAATGACGTCGAGCTCGATTTTCAGCTTGCGCGCTTCCGATACCGGAATCTGCATCGCAGGTTCCGCAGGCTGATCGCTCTTCCCCAGCCGGGCAATCTCGGTGCGCAACGCTTTCAGCTCTTCAAGAATCTCGGCATTGGCCACGGTGGCGCTTTCAGCGGAATGGCTTTCAGGCGACGCAGCGCCCATCAATTCTTCGATACGGAATACCTTGCGCTGTTCTGCCATGGCCGACCCTGCGGTTGTTCTTGCATCGGATTTTGCTGGTGTTCTAGCGCAAACGGCTTAATGCGCGGTTCATCGGCCGGACCATACGGCTTTGCACCTCATTAACCATGCTGCGCAGCTCTTCACTGAAAATAAACGCTAACCCAACGTAAACCGCGCCGAGCATGCGGCAATCCGGCGTCAGGTCGTCAGCCTTTACCAATCAGATGAGTTTTTACCATGTACTCGGCTGCGAAGCGGAGAGTGTGTTTAGCGCTCTTCGTCGGCGGTCTAGTGAAGAGTACGTCGATGCAGCGAATGATGAGTCTGGCGCTCCTGGTGAGCGCGCTTGGCCTGTCGGTGGCGATGGCCCAGCCTATGCCAATTTCACCAACGTCCAGCATGCAGGCGCCGGCGCCGCAGATGGTGCCTGTGCGCTACGGAACCGAACCCGATCTCGGCGGCGGCTTTATCGAATTTCTGTTTGGCGGCGGCAATCAGGATCGCGCGCCGCGCTACCAGCAGGCGCCGGCCTATCAGCAGACGGCGCCCGGCTATGGATCGGTGAGCCGTGAGCCGAATGGCTATCCGCATTATCAGGGCTATCAGAACGAGCCGCTGTTGCAGCCTGCACCGCCCGCAATGTACGTGCATCGCGGCCCCGCAGCAGCGGAGCCCGCGCAGCCCACGATCGA from Pseudorhodoplanes sp. includes these protein-coding regions:
- a CDS encoding MFS transporter; translation: MSVLGVTQILAWGILFYPPVLTMPLIAAERGWSLAFAMAGFSLALLVSGFVAPTIGGLIDRFGGHVVMAAGSLVGASGLVLLVHASNPVLYMAVWVLLGVAISANLYDPAFATLGRIFGVAARRPITALTFAGGFASTVSWPATQMLLSMTDWRTTYLAYAGVLAFVAAPLHAFLLPRSRVAAVPAAADKAAPPKAVLPSDGIAFVLVAAGFAIYAFVPSGLAAHLLAMFGRAGIDASTAVLIGALFGPAQVAARLCEFIFAGNKHPLAVARFALTLLVASFGLAALFGFSVPVAIAFAVMFGAANGLMTIARGAVPLALFGSAGYGRVLGRIAKPFQIMQAIAPVILAFVIERGSDLWGLALTAACALVALACLLAIRRPGNGKSE
- a CDS encoding protein phosphatase CheZ; translation: MAEQRKVFRIEELMGAASPESHSAESATVANAEILEELKALRTEIARLGKSDQPAEPAMQIPVSEARKLKIELDVIGEAIKQTKEEIVTLQEQGFDDSRITRVTSELEAVIDGTEQATNQILKSAEFIDEAARNLSALLKNNYEKDLAQDIQDRVTGIFEACNFQDLTGQRISKVVATLNMVEDHLARMTEIWSVIERFNSEAVQSSSVSSEGLLSGPKLDGDAGHTSQAEIDKLFH